A section of the Fusarium falciforme chromosome 8, complete sequence genome encodes:
- a CDS encoding NAD(+) diphosphatase, which yields MPADAPLSELPIIAALQDDDSMLTRRFGKEVVNYYAGGRINRYSFLRADAAFLRKAAVSPTARYLALNDLNPLVVDKKKLAYLTFDEVQPLVGPDPFGLTEDEAIQAFDSAQTKPLIVFLGMLEGDNETDHITSGDHGDIRGHPYFAIDITPKGTHAEKATSFLADQEGKGLSLDKNPRAMSHNPDAAALYAQARSIVDWNARNPFCAGCGQPNLSVHAGYKRVCPSTDRKGGASGEPRGDCPTRHGVSNVCFPRTDPTMIAAVVSADGKRLLLGRQKRWPPYWYSTLAGFLEPGESIEESVRREVWEESGVRVGRVVIHSSQPWPYPASLMIGAIAQALPGEGEKITLNDKELEVAKWFEIEEVRRALETGTSPLGEAAPEGYKEGDLRLPPIQAIANRLITAVVEGYLSAAPKI from the exons ATGCCAGCAGACGCCCCGCTGTCCGAGCTGCCCATCATTGCAGCTCTCCAAGACGACGACTCGATGCTGACTCGCCGCTTCGGAAAGGAGGTTGTCAACTACTATGCCGGTGGCCGCATCAACCGCTATTCATTCCTCCGCGCTGATGCTGCGTTCCTGCGGAAGGCTGCCGTGAGCCCCACCGCCCGGTACTTGGCCCTCAACGACCTGAACCCTCTTGTCGTGGATAAGAAGAAGCTTGCCTATCTCACATTTGACGAGGTTCAACCGTTGGTCGGTCCGGACCCGTTTGGTCTCACTGAGGATGAGGCCATTCAAGCGTTCGACTCGGCGCAGACCAAGCCTCTTATCGTATTCCTCGGCATGCTAGAAGGAGATAATGAGACTGATCATATCACTTCCGGAGATCACGGTGATATCAGGGGCCACCCTTACTTTGCCATTGACATCACCCCTAAGGGAACCCATGCCGAAAAGGCGACGAGCTTCTTGGCGGACCAGGAGGGCAAGGGTCTCTCGCTTGACAAGAACCCCCGTGCCATGTCCCACAACCCCGACGCTG CCGCCCTGTACGCCCAGGCAAGGTCTATTGTGGACTGGAACGCCCGCAACCCCTTCTGCGCTGGCTGTGGACAGCCAAACCTCTCTGTTCATGCTGGTTACAAGCGAGTCTGCCCCTCAACGGACCGCAAGGGTGGTGCCAGCGGCGAGCCTCGAGGTGACTGTCCCACACGCCACGGCGTCTCCAACGTTTGCTTCCCCAGAACTGATCCCACCATGATCGCCGCCGTCGTCTCTGCAGACGGTAAAAGACTCTTGCTTGGACGTCAGAAGCGTTGGCCCCCTTACTGGTATAGCACGCTTGCCGGTTTCCTCGAGCCTGGTGAATCTATCGAGGAGTCTGTGCGACGAGAGGTTTGGGAGGAGAGTGGTGTTCGTGTTGGACGGGTTGTCATTCACTCGAGTCAGCCGTGGCCGTACCCCGCGAGTCTTATGATTGGTGCTATTGCCCAGGCGCTCCCCGGAGAGGGTGAGAAGATCACCCTGAATGacaaggagctggaggtggCAAAGTGGTTTGAGATTGAGGAGGTCCGCAGAGCGCTTGAGACAGGGACGAGTCCCTTGGGAGAGGCTGCCCCTGAGGGATACAAGGAGGGAGATCTTAGACTGCCACCTATCCAGGCTATTGCCAACCGGTTGATTACTGCTGTTGTCGAAGGTTATTTGAGCGCGGCTCCCAAGATCTAG